One part of the Anguilla anguilla isolate fAngAng1 chromosome 11, fAngAng1.pri, whole genome shotgun sequence genome encodes these proteins:
- the rps21 gene encoding 40S ribosomal protein S21 isoform X2 produces MHNDAGEFVDLYVPRKCSASNRIIDAKDHASIQINIAEVDKVTGRFNGQFKTYAICGPIRRMGEADDSLVRLAKNDNIVSK; encoded by the exons ATGCATAACGATGCGGGTGAATTCGTGGACTTGTACGTCCCTCGCAAATG TTCCGCAAGCAACAGAATTATTGATGCGAAAGACCATGCATCCATCCAGATCAACATAGCTGAA GTTGACAAGGTAACGGGTCGGTTCAATGGCCAGTTCAAGACGTATGCAATCTGTGGCCCCATCCGAAGAATG GGTGAAGCTGATGACTCTCTCGTGAGGCTGGCAAAGAACGACAACATTGTGTCAAAGTAa
- the rps21 gene encoding 40S ribosomal protein S21 isoform X1 yields MHNDAGEFVDLYVPRKCSASNRIIDAKDHASIQINIAEVDKVTGRFNGQFKTYAICGPIRRMGEADDSLVRLAKNDNIVSKNF; encoded by the exons ATGCATAACGATGCGGGTGAATTCGTGGACTTGTACGTCCCTCGCAAATG TTCCGCAAGCAACAGAATTATTGATGCGAAAGACCATGCATCCATCCAGATCAACATAGCTGAA GTTGACAAGGTAACGGGTCGGTTCAATGGCCAGTTCAAGACGTATGCAATCTGTGGCCCCATCCGAAGAATG GGTGAAGCTGATGACTCTCTCGTGAGGCTGGCAAAGAACGACAACATTGTGTCAAA GAATTTCTAA